The genomic DNA TGATTTTACAAATGAGAGTATAAAACTTTTTGGAGAATATACAAAGCAAGAAGCATTTTGGTATCTAAATTTGAATTTTAATAATGGTTTTCAAGTCAGTGGTTACACTCCTTTTGAGAATGAAAGAAAACTTTTAATATTCATAACTATGGATAATCTTTCTGAAAGAGCAGATTATTCAAATGAATTTTATGACAGTCAGACTTTTAGTTGGTTTTCAAAATCTAGTCGTTATCTAAAAAAAGATAATAAAATCACTATTGAGGGAAAAATTGCAGAAAATTACTATGAAATAAATGTTTTTGTAAAGAAAAATAATGGAGAGAATTTCTATTATTTAGGAACAGTTGAAAAGGTACTATCTGCAAAGGAAATAAAAGATAGTCAAGGAAAATCTATGGTAAAGTATATTTTTAAATTGAAAAGAGATGTTAAAAAAGAGTTGTTAGATTATTTTAATATGTAAAAATTTTGTAGGAAAGTAAAAATTGAAGTTCATAGAAAAATAGTGTAAAATAAAAATTAGTATTGTTATAAGGAGGATTTGGTAAATGAAAAAAATAGGAATTTTTATACTTATGTTTTTAATAAGTGTGCTTTCATTTTCAGAAACTTTTACTGAAAAAGAAACAAGGATAAAGAATGGAAAAACAGAAATATATGGTATTCGTTATATTCCAGATAAAAAAGGAAAAATGCCTTTGGTAATTTTATCTCATGAATTAGGTGGAACACATAAAAATGTGGAAAGATATGCAAAAGCATTAGCAGAAGAAGGAATAGTAGCTTATATTTTTGACTTTCCTGGTGGAAGTGTAGATGGTAGAGGTAGCCAAAGCACAGGAAGAAAATCAACTGAAATGTCTGTTATGACAGAAGTATCAGATGTAGAAAAAATAATTGAAGAAAGTAAAAAATGGGATTATGTAGACCAAAATAAAATAGTTCTTATAGGTGGAAGTCAAGGTGGAGTTGTGTCTGCTTTCACTGCAAGTCGTAATATAGATAAAGTTGCAGGATTAGTTTTAATGTACCCTGCTTTTGTTATGGAAGATGATATTCATAATTTTGCACCAACAAGAGATAAAATTCCTCAAGAATTTACAATGAGAGGTTGGATAAAAGTAGGAGCTGTTTATTTTAAAGATGCCTATGATATAGATTTTATGAAAGAGGCTGCAAAATATAATAAACCTGTTCTAATATTACATGGAACATTAGATCCACATGTGCCTGTTATAAAATCTGAAAAATTAAATGCTTCTTATCCAAATTCAAAATTAGTTTTAATTGAAGGAGCAGAACATTCTTTTAGAGATAATGATGAACATTTTAATAAGGCTATGGCAGAAATAAATAAATATTTAAAAGAAAATAAATTAGATAAGTAAGAATAAAATTTTATATTTTTTACTAAACTTGACTTTTTTTAAATAAAAAATTACAATATAAGTACTAAATTAATTTTAATCTAACTTAAAAGGGAGATGTTTAAAATGAAAAAAATTATTAACACAACAAATGCACCAGCTGCATTAGGACCTTATTCACAAGCTATTGAAGCAAATGGAGTTTTATATGTATCAGGGCAAATTCCTTTTGTTCCAGCAACAATGACATTGGTTTCTGAAGATGTGGAAGCACAAACAAAACAATCTTTAGAAAACATAGGAGCAATTTTAAAAGAAGCAGGATATGATTTTAAAGATGTAGTAAGTGCAACAGTTTATATAAAAGATATGAATGATTTTACAAAAGTAAATGGAGTTTATGACAAGTATTTAGGAGAAGTAAAACCTGCAAGAGCTTGTGTGGAAGTTGCAAGATTACCAAAAGATGTAAAAGTTGAAATTGGAGTTATAGCTACTAAATAAAATAGAATAAATAATAAAGATAAAATTTTAAAAGGGTGAGTAAGATATATTCTGAAAACTCTTTTTTCTATGGAAATTATATGTTATTAAATAAGATATAATGTAAACTAAAAGGGAAATTTTTAAAGTTGAGGGGTATATATATTCAAGTTTTAATATATAATTAGAATTAAAAATAATTAATGATATTGAAAATAAAAGTTCAGAAACATTTAAACCAAGTGAAGTTTGGAAAACTAATTAAGGAAGTGTTATTTTGGATAATTTATATTTAATTCTTGATGAACCAGGAAATTTATACAAAAATAGTAAAAATAGATATTTTATTATAGGGGGATATTTAACTAATAATACTTTGAAAGATAGGTAGTTATTCGAAAAAGAATTATCTATTTATAAAACTAAAAATAATTTAAATAATATGGTAGAAATTAAAGACTCTATGATTAAAAATTATGACAATAGAAATATTGTATTTTCCATTTGATACCTTATGAAGAAAATTATATTAATAACAAGAGTACTACAAATATTACAACTGAAAATATTTTAGTATATGTGGATCCAGGAGCAAATAATAAGTTAAGCATTTCACATGATACAGAATTATTTGCAAAAGATAGTAAAATCAGTTAAAAATGGAGCAGTAGGACTATGCTCAGAAGCAGCAGTAGAAGCAAAATTTACTATTGACTAATAATGGACAAGTTATAGGGAAAGATTAGGCTATGTAGTTATTTTTAATAGCTATACAGTCTTTTTCTTTTAATCTAAATAATTTAAAAAATTTATTATTATAAAAATTGTATGATGATTTTTTATTAATAATTATCTTAAAAAGTTTATATAGATGATTTTTTGATTTTTTTTTAAACATTTATTTAAAAATATATTGACAAAATATTATTTATAATATAATATATTATTATAAAACATCAGATGATTTTTTTAAAAAATTGAAATAACTAAAAAATATAATTTCACTCTCTTTATATTTTAAAATTAAATAAGTAGCTTATCATATTTGCTTATAAACTTTTAATAAAATTAAAATAAATAATGAAAGGGGAAAAGTATGAAATTAAAAAAAGTTTTTTTATCAGTAGCAGTAATAATTAGTATGGCAGTATTTATAAGTTGTGGTAGTGAAAAGAAAGAAGTATCAAATACTTCAGAGGAACCTATAACATTCAAGTTAGCATTGGTAGATCCTGAAAATTCAAATTTTGCAAAAGGAGCTAATAAAATAGCTGAAGAAGTTGAAAAAGCAACAAATGGGATGATAAAAATTAATGTTTACGCAGGAGGTTCACTTGGAGGAGAACGGGATACTATAGAGCTTGCAATGGGAGATAACCTTGATATTGCAACAGCAGCTAATTCTGTTCTAACAAATTTTATACCTGAAATGGGGATATTAGATCAGCCTTATTTATGGAGTAATTCAGATGAAGCCCATGCAGCAATTGATGGAGCTGTAGGAGATTTAGTTAAAAGAGAAGCTTTAAAACATGGTTTACATGTAATAGGTTTTATGGAATCTGGATACAGAAATACTTTTTCAACAAAACCTATAAAAACCATGGCAGATTTTAAAGGGGTAACTATTCGTACAATGGAAAATAAATATCATCAAGCAGCTTTTGAGTCATTTGGAGCAATGCCTGTGGCAATGGCATATAATGATGTATTTACAGCATTACAACAAAAGACTATAGATGCAGCTGAAAATGCAACAGCAAATTGCCTGGCTTCAGGATATTATGAAGTTACAAAATTTATTACAAATACAAAACATGCTTATGTCTATATTGTTCTTTGCATGTCTGATGCTGCTTGGAAAAAAATACCAGAAGATTTACAAAAACCTTTCTTGGAAGCAGTTCAAAGAGGAGTAGAGGCTCAAAGACAATATTTGTTAGAAGCTAATGAAGAAGCAACTAAAGAATTGAAAGAAAAAGGAGTACAATTTTTTGAAATAGATACAGAAGTTCTAAAGAATGCTTATAAAGTAAAGGCAGCTGAAAAAGGATTTACATTTGATAAAGAATGGGAAGAAGCAGTTCAAAAAGCTATTAATGATACGAAATAATGAAATAAAGAGGGGTTGTTGTAAAAATTTACAAACAGCCCTTCATTAAAAAATATTATGTAAGGGGATAAAAATGAAGGTATTGAGAAAATTTCAAAAAATAGAAGATATTATAATGGTTATAACTTTTATAATTATGGTCATATCAAGTTTTGCTCAAGTAATTAATAGAAATATTTTTAAAATTCCAATATCTGGTTTTGAAGAAGCTGCAAAATATTCTATGGTATATATGGTACTTTTGGGAACAGAGATGGGACTTAGAGATGGAACTCAAATATCAGTTACAGCTGTAGTAGATATATTAAAAGGAAGAACAAAAAAAATTGTAATGATTATTTCTAAATTAATAGTAGTTTCAGCAGCGGCTTCTCTTTTTTACCATTCTATAGGTCTTGTGCAAAAACAAGTTGTGTCAGGTCAAATTTCTCCAGGATTACAAATTCCAATGTCAATTCCTTATTTTTCATTAGTTTTAAGTTTTGGGATAATTACTTTGGTTCAAGGAATTACATTGATAATGATGATAGTAGGAAAAATAGAAATAAATGATAAAAAGGAAAAAGGTGAAAAATAATGACAGGTTTGATTTTATTTGGTTCATTTGCAATCCTTTTAATTTTAGGTGTTCCAATAGCAATGTCTTTAGGTGCAGCAGGAATGGCAACAATTCTTTTTAGTCCCAATGTTCATCTTTCTATAAATGTTATTGCTCAAAGAATTTTTGGAGGACTAGATTCCACATCAATAATGGCAATTGCATTTTTCGTTTTGGCAGGAAATATCATGACCAAAGGTGGAATATCAAGAAGACTTGTTGAGTTTGCAAATTCAATAGTAGGAGGTTTTAGAGGAGGACTTGGATTAGCATTAGTTCTTGCATGTGCATTTTTTGCAGCTTTATCAGGGTCAGCTCCTGCAACAGTTGTAGCTATTGGAGTGATGCTTTATCCTGATATGGTTAAACTTGGCTATCCAAAGGAAAGAACAGCAGGTCTTTTAGTTGTGTCTGGTGGACTTGGGCCTATAATTCCTCCAAGTATAATTATGGTTGTATATGCAACAATAACAGGTGCATCAGTTGGAGATATGTTCAAATCTGGAATGGCAATAGGA from Fusobacterium simiae includes the following:
- a CDS encoding alpha/beta hydrolase family protein — protein: MKKIGIFILMFLISVLSFSETFTEKETRIKNGKTEIYGIRYIPDKKGKMPLVILSHELGGTHKNVERYAKALAEEGIVAYIFDFPGGSVDGRGSQSTGRKSTEMSVMTEVSDVEKIIEESKKWDYVDQNKIVLIGGSQGGVVSAFTASRNIDKVAGLVLMYPAFVMEDDIHNFAPTRDKIPQEFTMRGWIKVGAVYFKDAYDIDFMKEAAKYNKPVLILHGTLDPHVPVIKSEKLNASYPNSKLVLIEGAEHSFRDNDEHFNKAMAEINKYLKENKLDK
- a CDS encoding RidA family protein, which encodes MKKIINTTNAPAALGPYSQAIEANGVLYVSGQIPFVPATMTLVSEDVEAQTKQSLENIGAILKEAGYDFKDVVSATVYIKDMNDFTKVNGVYDKYLGEVKPARACVEVARLPKDVKVEIGVIATK
- the dctP gene encoding TRAP transporter substrate-binding protein DctP codes for the protein MKLKKVFLSVAVIISMAVFISCGSEKKEVSNTSEEPITFKLALVDPENSNFAKGANKIAEEVEKATNGMIKINVYAGGSLGGERDTIELAMGDNLDIATAANSVLTNFIPEMGILDQPYLWSNSDEAHAAIDGAVGDLVKREALKHGLHVIGFMESGYRNTFSTKPIKTMADFKGVTIRTMENKYHQAAFESFGAMPVAMAYNDVFTALQQKTIDAAENATANCLASGYYEVTKFITNTKHAYVYIVLCMSDAAWKKIPEDLQKPFLEAVQRGVEAQRQYLLEANEEATKELKEKGVQFFEIDTEVLKNAYKVKAAEKGFTFDKEWEEAVQKAINDTK
- a CDS encoding TRAP transporter small permease yields the protein MKVLRKFQKIEDIIMVITFIIMVISSFAQVINRNIFKIPISGFEEAAKYSMVYMVLLGTEMGLRDGTQISVTAVVDILKGRTKKIVMIISKLIVVSAAASLFYHSIGLVQKQVVSGQISPGLQIPMSIPYFSLVLSFGIITLVQGITLIMMIVGKIEINDKKEKGEK